In Carya illinoinensis cultivar Pawnee chromosome 10, C.illinoinensisPawnee_v1, whole genome shotgun sequence, one DNA window encodes the following:
- the LOC122279217 gene encoding DNA oxidative demethylase ALKBH2 isoform X1 yields MSLKLKALTEPSAESNPDPNPNGSAVKILTFDLGNGSEVVYIPKFFPFNQAWNWFDYLNNEIPWSRPTIRVFGRSCVQPRDTCYIASPGLPDLIYSGYQPRAYSWDDYAPLKEILDAVHEALPGSSFNSLLLNRYKGGNDCVGWHSDDEKLYGSTPEIASVSFGCEREFFLKKKPSKRSHVSKERGEEPASKRSKKSSHTDQHSFTLKHGSLLVMRGNTQRDWLHSVPKRAKVEATRINLTFRHVV; encoded by the exons ATGAGTTTGAAGCTGAAAGCGCTGACCGAACCATCCGCGGAATCTAACCCTGACCCTAACCCTAATGGCAGTGCTGTAAAGATCTTGACTTTCGATTTAGGAAATGGAAGCGAAGTCGTATATATACCCAAGTTCTTTCCTTTTAATCAGGCATGGAACTGGTTCGATTACCTCAACAATGAGATCCCTTGGTCCAGGCCTACCATTCGCGTCTTCGGACGCTCTTGCGTCCAG CCTAGAGACACATGCTATATTGCAAGTCCAGGACTGCCCGATCTGATTTACAGTGGATATCAGCCACGTGCCTATTCTTGGGATGATTATGCTCCACTGAAGGAAATCTTGGATGCG GTCCATGAGGCTCTTCCTGGGAGTAGCTTTAATAGCTTGCTCTTGAACAGATATAAAGGTGGTAATGACTGTGTTGGTTGGCACTCTGATGATGAGAAGCTCTATGGATCGACGCCGGAAATTGCTTCAGTGTCCTTTGGATGTGAACGTGAATTTTTCTTGAAGAAGAAACCCAGTAAGAGATCTCATG TGTCAAAAGAACGTGGTGAAGAACCAGCAAGCAAGCGGTCCAAGAAGAGTAGCCATACTGATCAGCACTCATTCACGCTTAAGCATGGATCGCTATTGGTAATGAGGGGCAACACTCAACGGGATTGGCTCCACTCAGTGCCTAAGCGTGCAAAAGTAGAGGCAACTCGTATTAACCTCACCTTCAGGCATGTCGTTTGA
- the LOC122279217 gene encoding DNA oxidative demethylase ALKBH2 isoform X2, whose amino-acid sequence MSLKLKALTEPSAESNPDPNPNGSAVKILTFDLGNGSEVVYIPKFFPFNQAWNWFDYLNNEIPWSRPTIRVFGRSCVQPRDTCYIASPGLPDLIYSGYQPRAYSWDDYAPLKEILDAVHEALPGSSFNSLLLNRYKGGNDCVGWHSDDEKLYGSTPEIASVSFGCEREFFLKKKPSKRSHERGEEPASKRSKKSSHTDQHSFTLKHGSLLVMRGNTQRDWLHSVPKRAKVEATRINLTFRHVV is encoded by the exons ATGAGTTTGAAGCTGAAAGCGCTGACCGAACCATCCGCGGAATCTAACCCTGACCCTAACCCTAATGGCAGTGCTGTAAAGATCTTGACTTTCGATTTAGGAAATGGAAGCGAAGTCGTATATATACCCAAGTTCTTTCCTTTTAATCAGGCATGGAACTGGTTCGATTACCTCAACAATGAGATCCCTTGGTCCAGGCCTACCATTCGCGTCTTCGGACGCTCTTGCGTCCAG CCTAGAGACACATGCTATATTGCAAGTCCAGGACTGCCCGATCTGATTTACAGTGGATATCAGCCACGTGCCTATTCTTGGGATGATTATGCTCCACTGAAGGAAATCTTGGATGCG GTCCATGAGGCTCTTCCTGGGAGTAGCTTTAATAGCTTGCTCTTGAACAGATATAAAGGTGGTAATGACTGTGTTGGTTGGCACTCTGATGATGAGAAGCTCTATGGATCGACGCCGGAAATTGCTTCAGTGTCCTTTGGATGTGAACGTGAATTTTTCTTGAAGAAGAAACCCAGTAAGAGATCTCATG AACGTGGTGAAGAACCAGCAAGCAAGCGGTCCAAGAAGAGTAGCCATACTGATCAGCACTCATTCACGCTTAAGCATGGATCGCTATTGGTAATGAGGGGCAACACTCAACGGGATTGGCTCCACTCAGTGCCTAAGCGTGCAAAAGTAGAGGCAACTCGTATTAACCTCACCTTCAGGCATGTCGTTTGA
- the LOC122279220 gene encoding acetyl-CoA acetyltransferase, cytosolic 1 isoform X1: MAPVPVASSDSIKPRDACIVGVARTPMGGLLGTLSSLSATKLGSIAIECALKRANVDPSTVEEVFFGNVLSANLGQAPARQAALGAGIPNSVICTTINKVCSSGMKATMLAAQSIQFGLNNVVVAGGMESMSNAPKYLAEARKGSRFGHDTIVDGMLKDGLWDVYNDFGMGACAEICADQHTITREEQDNYAVKSFQRGISAQNGGLFAWEIVPVEISGGRGKPSTIVDKDEGLGKFDAAKLRKLRPSFKEDGGSVTAGNASSISDGAAALVLVSGEKALQLGLKVIAKIKGYADAAQAPELFTTAPALAIPKAISNAGLEASQICYYEINEAFSVVALANQKLLGLNPERLNAHGGAVSLGHPLGCSGARILVTLLGVLRHKNGKYGVAGICNGGGGASALVLELMPVAQVGLSKL, encoded by the exons ATGGCTCCTGTCCCTGTGGCATCCTCGGACTCCATTAAACCTCGag ATGCTTGTATTGTTGGTGTTGCACGTACGCCGATGGGTGGCTTACTTGGTACCTTGTCATCGTTGTCAGCTACCAAGCTTGGCTCTATAGCTATTGAAT GTGCTCTAAAGAGGGCAAATGTCGATCCGTCAACTGTGGAAGAGGTTTTCTTCGGGAATGTCCTAAGTGCCAATTTAGGGCAAGCTCCTGCCAGGCAGGCTGCTCTGGGAGCAGGTATACCTAATTCTGTGATCTGCACCACTATTAACAAAGTTTGTTCATCTGGGATGAAAG CAACAATGCTTGCTGCACAATCTATTCAGTTTGGTCTGAATAACGTCGTCGTGGCTGGTGGAATGGAAAGCATGTCTAATGCACCTAAGTACCTGGCTGAAGCAAG AAAGGGATCTCGATTTGGACATGATACAATTGTTGATGGTATGCTGAAGGATGGACTTTGGGATGTTTACAACGACTTTGGGATGGGAGCTTGCGCAGAAATATGTGCTGATCAACATACTATAACAAGAGAAGAGCAG GATAATTATGCTGTTAAGAGTTTTCAGCGGGGAATTTCTGCACAGAATGGAGGCCTCTTTGCATGGGAAATAGTTCCG GTTGAAATTTCTGGGGGAAGAGGGAAGCCTTCCACAATTGTTGACAAGGATGAAGGTTTAGGAAAG tttgatgctGCTAAACTGAGGAAACTCAGGCCAAGTTTCAAGGAAGATGGGGGTTCTGTTACTGCTGGCAACGCTTCTAGCataag TGATGGTGCAGCAGCATTAGTGCTAGTAAGTGGAGAGAAGGCACTTCAACTAGGTTTGAAGGTGATTGCAAAGATCAAAGGATATGCTGATGCAGCTCAG GCACCTGAATTATTCACAACTGCCCCGGCCCTTGCAATACCAAAAGCTATTTCAAATGCTGGTTTGGAAGCTTCTCAGATTTGTTACTATGAAATTAATGAAGCtttttct GTTGTGGCACTTGCCAATCAAAAGTTGCTTGGTCTTAATCCT GAAAGGCTTAATGCACATGGTGGAGCTGTATCATTGGGACATCCTTTAGGATGCAGTGGAGCTCGTATCTTGGTCACGTTGTTAGGG GTGTTGAGACACAAGAATGGGAAATATGGGGTTGCTGGCATCTGCAATGGGGGAGGAGGGGCATCTGCCCTGGTTCTTGAGCTCAT GCCAGTTGCTCAGGTGGGACTTTCGAAGTTGTGA
- the LOC122279220 gene encoding acetyl-CoA acetyltransferase, cytosolic 1 isoform X2, which produces MAPVPVASSDSIKPRDACIVGVARTPMGGLLGTLSSLSATKLGSIAIECALKRANVDPSTVEEVFFGNVLSANLGQAPARQAALGAGIPNSVICTTINKVCSSGMKATMLAAQSIQFGLNNVVVAGGMESMSNAPKYLAEARKGSRFGHDTIVDGMLKDGLWDVYNDFGMGACAEICADQHTITREEQDNYAVKSFQRGISAQNGGLFAWEIVPVEISGGRGKPSTIVDKDEGLGKFDAAKLRKLRPSFKEDGGSVTAGNASSISDGAAALVLVSGEKALQLGLKVIAKIKGYADAAQAPELFTTAPALAIPKAISNAGLEASQICYYEINEAFSLLGLNPERLNAHGGAVSLGHPLGCSGARILVTLLGVLRHKNGKYGVAGICNGGGGASALVLELMPVAQVGLSKL; this is translated from the exons ATGGCTCCTGTCCCTGTGGCATCCTCGGACTCCATTAAACCTCGag ATGCTTGTATTGTTGGTGTTGCACGTACGCCGATGGGTGGCTTACTTGGTACCTTGTCATCGTTGTCAGCTACCAAGCTTGGCTCTATAGCTATTGAAT GTGCTCTAAAGAGGGCAAATGTCGATCCGTCAACTGTGGAAGAGGTTTTCTTCGGGAATGTCCTAAGTGCCAATTTAGGGCAAGCTCCTGCCAGGCAGGCTGCTCTGGGAGCAGGTATACCTAATTCTGTGATCTGCACCACTATTAACAAAGTTTGTTCATCTGGGATGAAAG CAACAATGCTTGCTGCACAATCTATTCAGTTTGGTCTGAATAACGTCGTCGTGGCTGGTGGAATGGAAAGCATGTCTAATGCACCTAAGTACCTGGCTGAAGCAAG AAAGGGATCTCGATTTGGACATGATACAATTGTTGATGGTATGCTGAAGGATGGACTTTGGGATGTTTACAACGACTTTGGGATGGGAGCTTGCGCAGAAATATGTGCTGATCAACATACTATAACAAGAGAAGAGCAG GATAATTATGCTGTTAAGAGTTTTCAGCGGGGAATTTCTGCACAGAATGGAGGCCTCTTTGCATGGGAAATAGTTCCG GTTGAAATTTCTGGGGGAAGAGGGAAGCCTTCCACAATTGTTGACAAGGATGAAGGTTTAGGAAAG tttgatgctGCTAAACTGAGGAAACTCAGGCCAAGTTTCAAGGAAGATGGGGGTTCTGTTACTGCTGGCAACGCTTCTAGCataag TGATGGTGCAGCAGCATTAGTGCTAGTAAGTGGAGAGAAGGCACTTCAACTAGGTTTGAAGGTGATTGCAAAGATCAAAGGATATGCTGATGCAGCTCAG GCACCTGAATTATTCACAACTGCCCCGGCCCTTGCAATACCAAAAGCTATTTCAAATGCTGGTTTGGAAGCTTCTCAGATTTGTTACTATGAAATTAATGAAGCtttttct TTGCTTGGTCTTAATCCT GAAAGGCTTAATGCACATGGTGGAGCTGTATCATTGGGACATCCTTTAGGATGCAGTGGAGCTCGTATCTTGGTCACGTTGTTAGGG GTGTTGAGACACAAGAATGGGAAATATGGGGTTGCTGGCATCTGCAATGGGGGAGGAGGGGCATCTGCCCTGGTTCTTGAGCTCAT GCCAGTTGCTCAGGTGGGACTTTCGAAGTTGTGA